In Haliotis asinina isolate JCU_RB_2024 chromosome 15, JCU_Hal_asi_v2, whole genome shotgun sequence, one DNA window encodes the following:
- the LOC137266039 gene encoding transmembrane protein 127-like yields MPSSTSRSSGRNREGGTRRSRSRARSRTRHRESRNHSQSHTHSRFRFKIKERNYPAAVCSMMTIVLLCVSMAEPRWISLRGGGCSLADTKDGYLHSLGVIQFFYSGKLVNMESDNSIQYHYGSKPDEVLINCVDSKSVLLFKTVIFFCFLTIVFGMASFLLDLTGPSGRVLQRFHRNAIFSIITVTLCVVINLFCYWISFLVEKIQKKTKMDHVEVNFDISFYLVAAAGSASVFAVACNCFRRYPVREDVSYERLNECDDMESLAALYDQQIAPPHNASPPPYSPSPDTPSSGVTPTPRLSAASESLSV; encoded by the exons atgcCCTCGAGTACAAGTAGGAGTTCAGGGCGAAATCGTGAGGGAGGCACAAGACGAAGTCGATCCAGAGCAAGATCTCGTACCCGACACAGAGAATCAAGGAACCATTCACAGAGTCACACTCATAGCCGATTTCGCTTCAAGATCAAGGAGAGAAACTATCCGGCAGCAGTATGCAGCATGATGACGATTGTGCTGTTGTGTGTGTCAATGGCTGAACCCCGATGGATATCTCTGAGGGGAGGGGGGTGCAGCTTAGCCGACACTAAGGATGGCTATCTTCACTCACTCGGTGTCATCCAGTTCTTCTACAGTGGCAAATTGGTTAACATGGAAAGTGACAACTCTATACAGTACCATTATGGTTCAAAACCAGATGAAG TGTTAATAAACTGTGTGGATAGCAAGTCGGTGCTGTTGTTCAAGACTGTTATCTTCTTCTGTTTCTTGACGATTGTGTTCGGTATGGCCTCCTTCCTGCTTGACTTAACAGGGCCATCTGGGAGAGTTCTGCAAAGGTTTCACCGTAATGCAATCTTCAGCATTATTACAG TGACCTTGTGTGTGGTTATCAACCTGTTCTGCTACTGGATATCTTTTCTCGTTGAAAAAATTCAGAAGAAAACCAAGATGGATCATGTGGAAGTCAACTTTGACATCAGTTTCTACTTGGTGGCAGCAGCAGGAAGTGCTTCAGTGTTTGCCGTGGCATGCAACTGTTTCAGACGCTACCCCGTGCGTGAAGATGTCTCATATGAGCGCCTTAATGAATGTGATGACATGGAGTCCCTAGCTGCTCTGTATGACCAGCAGATAGCCCCACCCCACAATGCCTCCCCACCACCATATTCTCCGTCCCCTGACACACCATCATCAGGGGTGACACCCACCCCACGGTTGTCAGCTGCCTCGGAGTCTCTCAGTGTTTAA